From Pseudovibrio sp. Tun.PSC04-5.I4, a single genomic window includes:
- a CDS encoding response regulator transcription factor, whose protein sequence is MTESWDRSPSKVAVVDDDPAIREVLRELLHEYGFLALPCHGSEELLELEELESLDLAIIDLKLDGESGMMLAQRLRASFNFPIILLTGTGDEVDKIVGLETGADDFLMKPFNPRELIARIRAVLRRYKRVVPAERASPAPQASAAAPVNTSSTLLGDLTFVSEERRLLDANLREVNLTNSELRLLEFLIDNPNRPINRVELLEHLGGDLSRYMDRTVDVLILRLRRKIEPNPSKPLFLQTRRGKGYVFALETT, encoded by the coding sequence ATGACCGAGAGTTGGGATAGGTCACCCTCAAAGGTAGCTGTCGTAGATGACGACCCGGCTATACGGGAGGTCCTGCGCGAATTACTGCATGAATACGGGTTTCTCGCGTTGCCGTGCCATGGCAGCGAGGAGTTGCTGGAGCTTGAGGAACTGGAGAGCCTTGACCTTGCAATCATCGACCTGAAGCTGGACGGGGAAAGCGGCATGATGCTGGCACAGCGCCTGCGCGCCTCCTTTAACTTCCCTATTATACTGCTGACCGGCACCGGAGATGAGGTGGACAAGATTGTCGGGCTGGAAACCGGCGCTGATGACTTCCTCATGAAGCCGTTTAACCCACGAGAACTGATCGCCCGCATTCGTGCGGTGTTGCGGCGGTATAAACGTGTTGTCCCTGCTGAGCGGGCAAGTCCGGCACCTCAGGCCTCTGCTGCAGCTCCAGTAAACACATCCAGCACTTTGCTTGGTGATTTGACCTTTGTGAGCGAGGAGCGCCGCTTGCTGGATGCCAACCTCCGCGAAGTCAACCTGACCAACTCGGAACTGCGCCTGCTTGAATTCCTCATCGACAACCCCAATCGCCCCATCAACCGGGTTGAACTGCTGGAACATCTTGGCGGCGACCTCTCCCGTTATATGGACCGCACGGTTGATGTGTTGATCCTGCGGTTGCGCCGTAAGATAGAGCCAAACCCGTCCAAGCCATTATTTTTGCAAACCCGACGCGGCAAAGGCTATGTCTTTGCGCTTGAAACCACTTAG
- a CDS encoding ABC transporter substrate-binding protein — protein MKNALLGSLAAVGLLAALPATASAGELNMVCGAEQDWCELMARGFEEETGNEVLMVRKSTGETLAQVRAEASNPKIDVWWGGTGDPHLIAAFEGLTQDPGVDTSDLLGWASNMHKISNGGTVGIYAGALGIAYNSEVLKERGLPAPACWKDLTNPAYAGEIQVANPNSSGTAYTELATFVQLFGEEEAYRLLTEIGKNVNQYTKSGSALSKAAARGETTISIGFMHDMVKLAGSGFPLKIVAPCEGTGYEVGAVSVIKGARNPEIAKQFVEYALRPDVQSRSVEVKSFQVPSNSKATVAPESPDLASIKLIDYDFATYGERSTREHLLSRWTKEVKNASH, from the coding sequence ATGAAAAACGCTCTATTAGGTAGTCTGGCAGCCGTAGGTTTGCTCGCTGCACTTCCAGCAACAGCATCTGCTGGCGAACTGAATATGGTTTGTGGCGCTGAGCAGGACTGGTGCGAATTGATGGCACGCGGTTTTGAAGAAGAAACCGGCAACGAAGTTCTCATGGTCCGTAAGAGCACCGGCGAAACGCTGGCTCAGGTTCGCGCAGAAGCAAGCAACCCTAAGATTGATGTATGGTGGGGCGGCACCGGCGATCCACACCTGATCGCAGCGTTTGAAGGCCTGACACAGGATCCGGGCGTTGACACCAGCGACCTGTTGGGCTGGGCATCCAACATGCACAAAATCTCCAATGGTGGAACTGTTGGTATTTACGCTGGCGCACTGGGCATTGCGTACAACTCCGAAGTTCTGAAAGAACGCGGCCTTCCGGCTCCTGCGTGTTGGAAAGATCTCACCAACCCAGCTTACGCAGGCGAAATTCAGGTTGCGAACCCGAACAGCTCCGGCACAGCTTACACCGAGCTTGCAACATTCGTTCAGTTGTTTGGCGAAGAAGAAGCTTACCGTCTTCTGACCGAAATCGGCAAGAACGTGAACCAGTACACAAAATCCGGTTCCGCTCTAAGTAAAGCAGCTGCGCGCGGCGAAACAACAATCTCCATCGGCTTTATGCACGACATGGTGAAACTTGCTGGAAGTGGCTTCCCACTCAAGATTGTTGCTCCATGTGAAGGTACTGGCTACGAAGTTGGTGCTGTAAGTGTCATTAAAGGCGCAAGAAACCCGGAAATTGCAAAGCAATTTGTTGAATACGCTCTGCGTCCAGACGTACAGTCCCGTTCTGTGGAAGTAAAATCCTTCCAGGTTCCGTCCAACTCAAAAGCAACCGTTGCTCCAGAATCTCCAGATCTGGCTTCTATCAAGCTGATCGACTACGATTTTGCAACATACGGCGAACGTTCTACTCGTGAACATCTTTTGAGCCGTTGGACCAAAGAAGTTAAGAACGCGTCTCACTAA